taatgtaaaatatgtttgtctAGAAAACTACCTACTActttcatataataataaataccaACCTCCGCCTAACCCGACCAAGTAAAATCCGTTAGCTATAAGAGCACCCAGACAcaacaaattcaatttaatatttctgCATTCTTTTGTTGAGCACGTTTCGAAACTTACTGCACTTAATAATAATCCATTAACTGTTAATGCAAAGCTACATTCTTTCTACTtactgtattttttataattaagtgaactatgtatgaaatttattaaataggaaatgaaacaaaaatatctaGCAAACCGCTAAAATTTACAACCAATTATTTCAACTAGTATTCCTTGGCATTAAGTTTTGCATAGACAGAACTCGCTACGCAGTGATGCACATGCATGGTGTGCTACTGACttgaagaaaatttataaaaagaattattagTCATAATTAATTACGCTTTAAATCTTATTaccttaaaaataatagaactaCTCCAACTACAAAGTAATGTAGTAGATGTTTTGGGTGAGAAAGGTAACGGGATAGTGGACGACGGGTCATTTTCGACCTGTGTGATTCATAAACGCTATTTTGActttctataataaaaaataatagagatAGATAGGGTACGGCAACACGTGGCTCTCACTCAAATCTGAACCAGActttattcattcattttgaattaaattattggCTTCTATAAAACCATtcgctcttcttcttcttcaccctctttctctttctctgcgTGCGTGCCTGCACATATCAAATATCAGTTCAAGTATTAAAGAggctcatccataaaatctacTCTCTCATCCGTGAGAATGGTTTCTGCGGAGAAAGATTCCAATGAAACAACCAATACTCATCCAACCATCATCGGGAAGTCCATGCGAACGGTGCGCTCCAAACTATTCCAACACGACCGCGCTGCGTGCGTCTCCGACAACTTAACCGGTTCGCTAATGGAGCTCGCCTCGCGAAACAACAAATCCGTTAAATCTTCCATTACGGAGGAGCAACTCCTCGAGCTCTCTCAAGCTCTGAGCGATTTCTCCGCCTGTAGTAGCGATATCTCCGGCGAGCTCCAGAGGCTCGCCACCGTTTCCTCCTCCCAACCTCCTCCTGCTGCTCCTCACGTCGACGGCCAACCCCAACCTGAGCACGAGCCCTGCCTAGGGTTTCTCCAGAGGGAGAGCTTCTCCACCGAGATCATAGAGAGCATCTCGCCGGAGGATCTTCAGCCGACGGTCAAGATCTGCGTCGACGGACTGCACTCGCCGTCTGTGGCCGTGAAGCGATCGGCGGCGGCCAAGCTGAGGCTGTTGGCGAAGAACCGAGCCGACAACCGCGCTCTGATCGGCGAGTCCGGCGCGGTGGCTGCTCTGGTTCCGCTGCTCCGGTGCAGCGATCCGTGGACGCAAGAACACGCGGTGACGGCGTTGCTGAACCTGTCTCTTCTGGAAGAGAACAAGGCGCTTATAACGAATGCCGGTGCGGTGAAGGCGCTGATTTACGTGCTGAAAACAGGCACAGAGACTTCAAAGCAGAACGCGGCGTGCGCGCTAATGAGTTTGGCGTTGGTGGAGGAGAACAAGAGCTCAATCGGGGCTTGCGGGGCAATACCGCCGCTGGTAGCGCTGCTGCTGAGTGGGTCCCAGAGAGGGAAGAAGGACGCGCTGACGACGCTGTACAAGCTGTGTTCGGTGAGGCAGAACAAGGAGAGGGCGGTGAGTGCCGGGGCGGTGAGGCCGCTGGTGGAGCTGGTGGCGGAGGAGGGGAGCGGAATGGCGGAGAAGGCGATGGTGGTGCTGAACAGCTTGGCGGGCATTGAGGAGGGGAAGGAGGCCATTGTGGAAGAAGGTGGGATTGGTGCGCTTCTGGAGGCGATTGAGGATGGGTCGGTGAAGGGGAAGGAGTTCGCTGTTTTGACTCTTGTTCAGCTCTGTGCTCACAGCGTTGCCAACAGAGCCTTGCTTGTCAGGGAGGGAGGGATTCCGCCTCTCGTTGCTCTTTCCCAGAACGCCTCTGTTCGAGCTAAGCTCAAGGTATATCTATATATCTTGCTTCCTAAATCTCAATGCTTATTGTTGTATATACATAATGGTTAAATGCTTTTAGAATGCAAATTGGCAAAGGTCTAGGAGAACATTTCGGAGGGGCTGCTTGGTGtcataaaaagaagaagaagaggggattgagGGAGTCATCACTTCCTTTGTTTGGCGACATGCATTGCTTAAGAAGTGTCGCTCcctcccctttttttgtttggtttgatCTACCATTAAAATGATCTGATTGCCCTTTATCTAGTAGAGTAGATTTATCTGAAATATTTACATTATGGGTATGTAAATTGGGGGGAAATGTAGGACGCATGAACCATTTTATCCCCTCCCGATACTTCCTATAAGGGAGTCATGCAAAATATGTGCTTTCCACAGAAAATGTATCCTACCTTCCAACTCTTCCAAGGGATGATGAATGCAGTCCTTTTCCCgttccttttattttcacccaaaacaaagTACAATAAACAGACTATTAGGCATtattatacatgttttttttttatctatttatagaTGCCTTTGTTTGCTTCAAATGTAGGTTTTACATTCATCGACAGTAGACATGCTGTTGGATTAaggaaaatcaattttaattctaGCAACTCCAGGAAGCTCAAACATTTGCTGTTTACAAGATTGCAttctctgctgttttttttcctcaaacacTGTAGTATTTTCTTGGTTGACTACCTTTTATTGAAGTTTCTTGTTGGTTTTGCAGGCCGAGACACTCCTTGGAT
This region of Glycine max cultivar Williams 82 chromosome 7, Glycine_max_v4.0, whole genome shotgun sequence genomic DNA includes:
- the LOC100792402 gene encoding U-box domain-containing protein 4 isoform X2, with translation MVSAEKDSNETTNTHPTIIGKSMRTVRSKLFQHDRAACVSDNLTGSLMELASRNNKSVKSSITEEQLLELSQALSDFSACSSDISGELQRLATVSSSQPPPAAPHVDGQPQPEHEPCLGFLQRESFSTEIIESISPEDLQPTVKICVDGLHSPSVAVKRSAAAKLRLLAKNRADNRALIGESGAVAALVPLLRCSDPWTQEHAVTALLNLSLLEENKALITNAGAVKALIYVLKTGTETSKQNAACALMSLALVEENKSSIGACGAIPPLVALLLSGSQRGKKDALTTLYKLCSVRQNKERAVSAGAVRPLVELVAEEGSGMAEKAMVVLNSLAGIEEGKEAIVEEGGIGALLEAIEDGSVKGKEFAVLTLVQLCAHSVANRALLVREGGIPPLVALSQNASVRAKLKVLHSSTVDMLLD
- the LOC100792402 gene encoding U-box domain-containing protein 4 isoform X1, with the protein product MVSAEKDSNETTNTHPTIIGKSMRTVRSKLFQHDRAACVSDNLTGSLMELASRNNKSVKSSITEEQLLELSQALSDFSACSSDISGELQRLATVSSSQPPPAAPHVDGQPQPEHEPCLGFLQRESFSTEIIESISPEDLQPTVKICVDGLHSPSVAVKRSAAAKLRLLAKNRADNRALIGESGAVAALVPLLRCSDPWTQEHAVTALLNLSLLEENKALITNAGAVKALIYVLKTGTETSKQNAACALMSLALVEENKSSIGACGAIPPLVALLLSGSQRGKKDALTTLYKLCSVRQNKERAVSAGAVRPLVELVAEEGSGMAEKAMVVLNSLAGIEEGKEAIVEEGGIGALLEAIEDGSVKGKEFAVLTLVQLCAHSVANRALLVREGGIPPLVALSQNASVRAKLKAETLLGYLRESRHEASCSSP